Proteins encoded together in one Qingshengfaniella alkalisoli window:
- a CDS encoding DUF2794 domain-containing protein, which yields MTVHTPTPLHKPSEAPEQVVFDRSELGVILALYGKMVAAGEWRDYGMSFLKDRAVFSIFRRTAENPLYRIEKHPKLRNRQGMYVVIGMDGQIIKRGHTLKSTLQVLERKLIRAVK from the coding sequence ATGACGGTTCATACCCCGACACCCCTGCACAAGCCCTCTGAGGCACCGGAACAGGTCGTATTCGACCGCAGCGAGTTGGGCGTCATTCTCGCGCTCTATGGCAAAATGGTTGCGGCTGGCGAATGGCGCGACTACGGCATGTCTTTTCTCAAGGATCGCGCCGTATTTTCCATCTTTCGGCGCACCGCCGAGAACCCGCTCTACCGCATTGAAAAACACCCCAAGCTGCGCAATCGCCAAGGCATGTATGTCGTGATCGGGATGGATGGACAAATCATCAAACGGGGCCACACGCTGAAATCCACCCTTCAGGTGCTGGAACGCAAGCTGATCCGCGCGGTGAAGTAG
- a CDS encoding C40 family peptidase, whose product MTQARANQPTPLQVVAPVADVLDRPNGARIRQMLYGETGMLLEEADGYRRVRATKDGYVGYVRADRLGEASPATHKVLSLATHLYTKPDFKSKDAASLSFGSQVTVLDRDGAFSRVKTGHFIPTVHLAPARAKFGDPAAIAELFLGTPYLWGGNSRLGIDCSGLVQTAALACGVPCPGDTGDQVAELGHAVPTHASLQRGDVIFWEGHVAMMVNERRIIHANAHHMSVAFEPLNEAIKRIAEQGDGDVIARRRMDLR is encoded by the coding sequence ATGACACAGGCCCGCGCCAATCAGCCGACCCCTTTGCAAGTCGTCGCGCCGGTTGCGGATGTGCTCGACCGCCCGAACGGCGCGCGCATCCGGCAAATGCTTTATGGCGAAACCGGAATGTTGCTGGAAGAAGCGGACGGCTATCGCCGCGTGCGGGCGACGAAAGACGGCTATGTGGGATATGTGCGCGCGGATCGGTTGGGGGAGGCCTCGCCCGCCACTCACAAGGTTCTGTCTCTGGCAACGCATCTTTACACAAAGCCCGATTTCAAGTCGAAGGATGCAGCCAGCCTGTCATTCGGGTCTCAGGTAACGGTCTTGGATCGTGACGGCGCGTTCAGTCGTGTGAAAACGGGTCATTTCATTCCAACCGTCCATCTTGCGCCGGCGCGTGCGAAGTTCGGAGATCCTGCGGCGATCGCGGAACTGTTCCTCGGCACACCCTATCTTTGGGGTGGCAATAGCCGACTGGGCATCGACTGTTCCGGCTTGGTGCAGACCGCAGCGTTAGCGTGCGGAGTGCCGTGCCCGGGCGACACCGGCGATCAGGTGGCGGAGTTGGGCCACGCCGTTCCGACGCATGCGTCCCTGCAACGCGGTGATGTGATCTTTTGGGAAGGCCATGTTGCAATGATGGTTAATGAACGCCGTATCATCCACGCCAATGCGCATCATATGTCGGTCGCTTTCGAGCCCCTGAACGAAGCCATCAAGCGTATTGCGGAACAAGGTGATGGTGATGTGATCGCACGACGCAGGATGGATCTGCGCTGA